The sequence CGACAGCCCTTCCGCGGCGGCGTGGTACTGCGCCCCTACCTGCCGCAGCGGCAAGTAGGCCTCGGGCGCCAGGATCAGGATGACCAGGCCCGTGTAGAGGTCCAGTTCCCCGTGGACCAGCCGCATGCCGATGGTCACGGCCACCAGCGCCACCGAGAGGGTCGCCAGCAGCTCCAGGGCGAAGGACGAGAGGAAGGCGATGCGCAGGGTCCGCATCGTCGCGCGCCGGTAGTCGTCAGTGATCTTGCGGATGGACTCGGCTTGCGCCTTGGCCCGTCCGAACACCTTCAGCGTCGGAAGGCCGGCCACCACGTCCAGGAAGTGTCCCGACAGCCGGGACAGCAGCCGCCACTGACGGTCCATCCGGGACTGGGTGGCCATTCCGATGAGGACCATGAACAGGGGGATCAGGGGCAGCGTGACCACGATGATGGCCGCCGACACCCAGTCCTCGGTGACGATCCGGGCGAGCACCGCCACCGGTACGACCACCGCGAGCCCCAGCTGGGGCAGGTAGCGGGAGAAGTAGTCGTCGAGGGCGTCCACGCCACGGGTGGCCAGCGCCACCAGGGACCCGGTCCGCTGGCCGGTCAGCCAGCCCGGCCCCAGCTCCGCCGCCCGCTCCAGCAACCGGCCCCGCAGCTCCGACTTGACCGCCGCGCCCGCCCGGTGCGCGGCGAGCTCCGTCAGCCAGGCGATCAGCCCGCGCCCCAGCGCCACGGCCGCGAGCAGCAGCAGTGGCGTCCGGAGCGCTTCGCCGTCCAGGCCCTCCTCGAAGGCGCCGACCACGATCTCGGCGATCAGCATCGCCTGACCGACGACCAGGCCCGCCCCGGCCAGACCCAGGGCCACCACCGCCCCCAGGAAGAGGCGGGTGGAGCGGGCGTACCGAAGCAGACGCGGATCGATCGGTTTCACGTGAAACATCCCCCAGAGACAGGGCAGGGCCGGACCGGCGGGTCAGTCGTCCGAAATCCTCGGTACACCGAGGACCTCAGCGCATCCAGTGCGTCAGTGCACATCGACGATGTGCTGCGTCCCGATCCGCTTGCGGAACACCCAGTACGTCCAGCCCTGGTAGAGCAGGACGAGCGGCGTGGCCACTCCCGCGCACCAGGTCATGATCTTCAGGGTGTACGGGCTGGACGAGGCGTTGGTGACCGTGAGGTTCCAGGCGTCGTCCAGCGAGGACGGCATGACGTTCGGGAAGAGTGTCAGGAAGAGCATCGCGACGGCCGCCGCGATGGTGACCCCGGACAGTGCGAACGACCAGCCCTCACGGCCCGCCAGGTTGAAGCCGAGGGCCGCGAGCAGCGCCACCACGGCGACGGCCATCGCGATCAGGCTCTTGCCGTCGCCGCGCGAGACCTGGGTCCAGATCAGGAAGACGAGTGCCAGGACGGCCGTGACCACACCGAGCCGGGTGGCCAGTGTGCGCGAGCGGTCCCGGATGTCACCGACCGTCTTGAGCGAGGTGAAGACCGCGCCGTGGAAGGTGAACAGGGTGAGGGTGACCAGGCCGCCGAGGATCGAGTAGACGTTGAGCAGATCGAAGAGGCTGCCGACGTACTCCATGTCCTGGTCGATCTTCACGCCGCGCACGATGTTGGCGAAGGCCACGCCCCACAGGAACGCGGGTATCAGCGAGGTCCAGAAGATCGCGTGTTCCCAGTTGGTCTGCCACCTGTCCTCGGGACGCTTGTGCCGGTACTCGAAGGCGACACCGCGGATGATCAGGCAGACCAGGATGAGCAGCAGCGGCAGATAGAAGCCGGAGAAGAGGGTGGCGTACCAGTCGGGGAAGGCGGCGAAGGTCGCGCCGCCGGCCGTGAGCAGCCAGACCTCGTTGCCGTCCCACACGGGCCCGATCGTGTTGATCAGGACCCGCTTCTCCTTGCGGTCGCGGGCGAGCAGCTTGGTCAGTACGCCGACTCCGAAGTCGAAGCCCTCCAGGAAGAAGTAGCCGGTCCACAGGACGGCGATGAGCACGAACCAGACGTCATGGAGTTGCATGGTGTGGTCCCCTCAGCCTCAGTACGAGAAGGCCATCGGCCGGTCAGGGTTCTTGTCGTCCCCGCCGATCTTGGTGGGCGGGTTCAGGTCGGCCTCGGTGAGCTCGGGCGGCCCGGCCTTGACGTACTTCACGAGCAGCTTGACCTCGATCACCGCGAGTACGGCGTAGAGCAGCGTGAAGCCGATCATCGAGGTGAGCACCTCGCCCTGGGAGACGTGGGGCGAGACCGCGTCACGGGTGCGCAGGACTCCGTAGACCACCCACGGCTGGCGGCCCATCTCGGTGAAGATCCAGCCCCAGGAATTGGCGATCAGCGGGAAGAGCATGGTCCACAGCGCGAGGATCCAGTACCACTTGGCGAACTTGGGGCTCAGCGCGCCCTTGAAGAGGACCAGGTGCGGGACTTCGTCGTCCCCGGTGCGCAGTCCCGGCGGCAGCAGGAACTTCCTGCGGGTCAGCCACATCCCCAGCACTCCGACGCCGAGCGAGGCCATGCCGAAGCCGATCATCCACCGGAAGCCCCAGTAGGCAACGGCGATGTTGGGCCGGTAGTCGCCGGGGCCGAACTTCTCCTGCTGAGCCTTGTTGACGTCGTTGATGCCCGGGACGAAAGAGGTGAAGTCGTCGTTGGCCAGGAAGGACAGCAGGCCGGGGATCTCTATCGCGACCTTGTTGTGGCCCTTGTCGACGTCGCCGTAGGCGAAGACCGAGAAGGGCGCCGGCGCCTCGCCGTCCCAGAGCGCCTCGGCGGCGGCCATCTTCATCGGCTGCTGCTTGTACATCACCTTGCCGAGCAGGTCACCGCTGATGGCCGTGCCCAAACCGGCGATGATCATGACGGTCAGGCCGAGTCGCAGCGAGGTCCGCATCACCGGGATGTGCCTCTTGCGCGCCAGGTGGAAGGCGGCGATGCCGACCATGAACGCGCCGCCGACGAGGAAGGCGGCCGTGATGGTGTGGAAGAACTGGGTGAGCGCCGTGTTCTGGGTGAGCACGAGCCAGAAGTCGGTGAGCTCGGCCCGGCCCCGCTCCTCGTTGATGCGGTACCCGACGGGGTGCTGCATCCAGGAGTTGGCCGCGAGGATGAAGTAGGCCGACAGGACGGTCCCGATGGACACCATCCAGATGCAGGCCAGGTGGATCTTCTTGGGCAGCTTGTCCCAGCCGAAGATCCACAGGCCGATGAAGGTCGACTCGAAGAAGAAGGCGATCAGCGCTTCGAAGGCCAGCGGGGCCCCGAAGATGTCACCGACGAACCGCGAGTAGTCGGACCAGTTCATGCCGAACTGGAACTCCTGGACGATGCCGGTGACGACGCCCATCGCGATATTGATCAAGAAAAGCTTTCCCCAGAACTTCGTGGCCCTGAGGTACTTCTCCTTCTCGGTGCGCACCCATGCGGTCTGCAGCCCGGCCGTGAGCGCGGCGAGGGAGATCGTCAGCGGGACGAACAGGAAGTGATAGACGGTGGTAATACCGAACTGCCATCGCGCCAGCGTCTCCGGCGCCAAAGCCAGGTCCACGTCGTCGTCTCCTTCGGTCGCCGTGGTCAGAGCGGCAGTCTGCCTGTCGTGTCCCGCCCAATACGGGAGGAAGTAGGACACGCTTGTGAACGCGTTCACATTCACAAGCATTATGTCCTACCGGCATCCGGCGTAATCAGGCGGGGTCCCACTAGCCAAGAAATTCAACAGATTGTTGAATACGGCCATGCAGATACGAATCTCCTGGCCTGCGGGCCAGCTCACCGCAACCCTCGACGAGACCCCGACCAGCAAGGCGCTGGCCGAGGCCCTTCCGATCTCCGCCTCCGCGAACACCTGGGGTGAGGAGGTCTACTTCGACACCGGCGTCTCCGTGGCGCTGGAGCACGACGCCCGGCAGGTCGTCGAACCCGGCACGGTCGCGTTCTGGACCGAGGGCGACGCGCTCGCGCTCCCCTACGGCCCGACTCCCATCTCGCGCGGAGGCGAGAGCCGCCTGGCGAGCCCGTGCAACGTGCTCGGCTCGTTCGACGGCGACCCCCGCCTGCTGTCGACCGTCCGCGACGGCGACCCGGTCCGCGTGGAACTGGCGTAACGGCCCCCGACGGGGCCGACCGCCCTACAGCTCCTTGAAGAACGCCTCGGCCGTGTGCAGGAAGAGGTCGTTCGCCTCGGTCTCACCGATCGTGACCCGCAGGCCTTCACCCGCGAAGGGCCGGACCACCACACCGGCCTTCTCGCAGGCCGCCGCGAAGTCGGCGGTCCGCTCCCCCAGCCGCATCCACACGAAGTTCGCCTGAGTGTCCGGGACCGTCCAGCCCTGAGCGATCAGCGTCTCGTGGACCCGGTTGCGCTCGCACACCAGCGCCCCGACGCGGCCCATCAGCTCGTCCTCCGCACGCAGCGAAGCGACCGCCGCGTCCTGGGCGAGCTGGCTGACGCCGAAGGGCACCGCCGTCTTGCGCAGCGCCGCGGCCACCGGCTCGTGCGCCACGGCGAACCCGACCCGCAGGCCGGCCAGGCCGTACGCCTTGGAGAACGTGCGCAGCACGGCCACGTTCGGCCGGCTGCGGTACAGCTCGATGCCGTCCGGCACGTCCGCGTCGCGTACGAACTCGCGGTAGGCCTCGTCCAGCACCACCAGGATGTCGGAGGGCACCCGGTCCAGGAACCGCTCCAGCTCGGCACGGCGTACGGCGGTGCCCGTGGGGTTGTTGGGGTTGCAGACGAAGATCAGCCGGGTCCGCTCGGTGATCGCCTCGGCCATCGCGTCCAGGTCGTGCACGTCCCCGTCCGTCAGCGGTACCCGCACGGAGGTCGCACCCGAGATCTGCGTGATGATCGGGTACGCCTCGAAGGAGCGCCAGGCGTACATGACCTCGTCGCCCGGGCCGGCCGTCGACTGGATCAGCGACTGGGCCACACCCACCGAGCCGGTGCCGGTGGCAACGTGCTCGACCGGCACCCCGAACCGCTCCGCGAGCTCGTTCACCAGGCCGGTGCAGGCCATGTCCGGGTACCGGTTGAAGTTCCCGGCCGCCGCGACCGCGGTCTCCAGTACCCCGGGCAGCGGCGGGTACGGGTTCTCGTTCGAGGACAGCTTGTAGGCAACGGCCCCGCCCGCGGCCGCGGGCTTGCCGGGCTTGTATGTCGGAATGCCGTCCAGCTCGGCGCGCAGCTTCGGGCTCTTCTCGCTCACCGCAGGTCCTCCTCGACCGTCCCGTACGACGTCGCCGTCGACTCAATACTGCTCACCTTATGAGGATTCCGCCTTCCCGAGAATGGGGGCGCCTGGAATGCGGGGGAGCGCGCGCATATATGCGCGCGCCGGTGGCCCGCGCCGTGGCGCGCATCCCTCGTGCAGGTGAGTTGAGACCGGCCCGAGACCGCACCGTTTTGGCATGCTCGTACCCGCCGACAAGGGCCAAGATCCCCCTGAGCGATCAAATACCTTCATTTCCAAGGTCATTGGGGGTGGCGAACCATGCAGAAACCTGCCTGTCAACGGGTGCATATGCACCCGGACCACCCACCCCACCGAGCCCTACTATCGGCTCGCCATGACAGCAGCAGGGAAGCATCAGGTGAGCCGGACCGAGACCACCCGGCGGGCCGCCGGCCGACAGGGCCGGGCCGGCATCAGGGACGTCGCCGCCGCGGCAGGCGTCTCCATCACAACCGTCTCCGACGCGCTCAATGGCAAGGGGCGGCTGCCGGACGCCACCCGCCGCCACGTTCGCGAGGTCGCCGACCGGCTGGGCTATCGCCCGTCCGCCGCCGCTCGCACGCTCCGTACCGGCAAGTCGGGCCTCATCGGCCTGACCGTGACGACGTACGGGGATGAACCTTTCACCTTCACCGAATTCGCCTACTTCGCCGAGATGGCCAGGGCCGCCACATCCGCCGCACTGGCCCGTGGCTACGCCCTCGTCATCCTCCCCGCCACCTCCCGACACGACGTGTGGTCCAACGTCGCCCTCGACGGCACCGTCGTCATCGACCCCTCCGACCACGATCCCGTCGTCACCGAACTGGTCCGCCAGGGCCTGCCCGTGGTCTCCGACGGCCGCCCGGCCGGCTCCCTCCCCGTCACCGCCTGGGTGGACAACGACCACGAGGCCGCCGTACTGGGCCTGCTCGACCACCTCGCCGCCGCCGGGGCCCGCAGGATCGGGCTGCTGACCGGCACCACCACCGACACCTACACCCGCCTCTCCACCACCGCCTACCTCAGCTGGTGCGAGCGCGTCGGCCAGGACCCCGTCTACGAGTCCTACCCCGCCCACGACCCGTGCGCGGGCGCCGTCGCAGCCGACCGGCTGCTCGCCCGCCCCGACCGCCCGGACGCCGTCTACGGTCTCTTCGACCCCAACGGCACCGACCTGCTCGCCGCCGCGCGGCGCTACGGCCTGCGCGTCCCCGAGGACCTGCTGCTCGTGTGCTGCAGCGAGTCCACCGTGTACGCCAACACCGAACCGCCCATCACCACCCTCTCCCTCA comes from Streptomyces sp. NBC_01408 and encodes:
- the hisC gene encoding histidinol-phosphate transaminase encodes the protein MSEKSPKLRAELDGIPTYKPGKPAAAGGAVAYKLSSNENPYPPLPGVLETAVAAAGNFNRYPDMACTGLVNELAERFGVPVEHVATGTGSVGVAQSLIQSTAGPGDEVMYAWRSFEAYPIITQISGATSVRVPLTDGDVHDLDAMAEAITERTRLIFVCNPNNPTGTAVRRAELERFLDRVPSDILVVLDEAYREFVRDADVPDGIELYRSRPNVAVLRTFSKAYGLAGLRVGFAVAHEPVAAALRKTAVPFGVSQLAQDAAVASLRAEDELMGRVGALVCERNRVHETLIAQGWTVPDTQANFVWMRLGERTADFAAACEKAGVVVRPFAGEGLRVTIGETEANDLFLHTAEAFFKEL
- the cydB gene encoding cytochrome d ubiquinol oxidase subunit II; this encodes MQLHDVWFVLIAVLWTGYFFLEGFDFGVGVLTKLLARDRKEKRVLINTIGPVWDGNEVWLLTAGGATFAAFPDWYATLFSGFYLPLLLILVCLIIRGVAFEYRHKRPEDRWQTNWEHAIFWTSLIPAFLWGVAFANIVRGVKIDQDMEYVGSLFDLLNVYSILGGLVTLTLFTFHGAVFTSLKTVGDIRDRSRTLATRLGVVTAVLALVFLIWTQVSRGDGKSLIAMAVAVVALLAALGFNLAGREGWSFALSGVTIAAAVAMLFLTLFPNVMPSSLDDAWNLTVTNASSSPYTLKIMTWCAGVATPLVLLYQGWTYWVFRKRIGTQHIVDVH
- a CDS encoding cyclophilin-like fold protein, with the translated sequence MQIRISWPAGQLTATLDETPTSKALAEALPISASANTWGEEVYFDTGVSVALEHDARQVVEPGTVAFWTEGDALALPYGPTPISRGGESRLASPCNVLGSFDGDPRLLSTVRDGDPVRVELA
- a CDS encoding cytochrome ubiquinol oxidase subunit I, which translates into the protein MDLALAPETLARWQFGITTVYHFLFVPLTISLAALTAGLQTAWVRTEKEKYLRATKFWGKLFLINIAMGVVTGIVQEFQFGMNWSDYSRFVGDIFGAPLAFEALIAFFFESTFIGLWIFGWDKLPKKIHLACIWMVSIGTVLSAYFILAANSWMQHPVGYRINEERGRAELTDFWLVLTQNTALTQFFHTITAAFLVGGAFMVGIAAFHLARKRHIPVMRTSLRLGLTVMIIAGLGTAISGDLLGKVMYKQQPMKMAAAEALWDGEAPAPFSVFAYGDVDKGHNKVAIEIPGLLSFLANDDFTSFVPGINDVNKAQQEKFGPGDYRPNIAVAYWGFRWMIGFGMASLGVGVLGMWLTRRKFLLPPGLRTGDDEVPHLVLFKGALSPKFAKWYWILALWTMLFPLIANSWGWIFTEMGRQPWVVYGVLRTRDAVSPHVSQGEVLTSMIGFTLLYAVLAVIEVKLLVKYVKAGPPELTEADLNPPTKIGGDDKNPDRPMAFSY
- a CDS encoding LacI family DNA-binding transcriptional regulator; translation: MTAAGKHQVSRTETTRRAAGRQGRAGIRDVAAAAGVSITTVSDALNGKGRLPDATRRHVREVADRLGYRPSAAARTLRTGKSGLIGLTVTTYGDEPFTFTEFAYFAEMARAATSAALARGYALVILPATSRHDVWSNVALDGTVVIDPSDHDPVVTELVRQGLPVVSDGRPAGSLPVTAWVDNDHEAAVLGLLDHLAAAGARRIGLLTGTTTDTYTRLSTTAYLSWCERVGQDPVYESYPAHDPCAGAVAADRLLARPDRPDAVYGLFDPNGTDLLAAARRYGLRVPEDLLLVCCSESTVYANTEPPITTLSLKPRRIGTAVVQLLIDAIEGVDTGRPVEQVVPTELIIRTSSQRRQPRTTVSPPRSPAKD